In one Pseudomonas sp. 31-12 genomic region, the following are encoded:
- the kdsA gene encoding 3-deoxy-8-phosphooctulonate synthase → MAQKIIRVGDIEIANDKPMVLFGGMNVLESRDMAMQVCEEYVKVTEKLGIPYVFKASFDKANRSSVTSYRGPGLEEGMRIFQDIKQAFGVPIITDVHEPEQAAVVAEVCDIIQLPAFLSRQTDLVVAMAKTGAVINIKKAQFLAPQEMKHILNKCVEAGNDQLILCERGSSFGYNNLVVDMLGFGIMKQFEYPVFFDVTHALQMPGGRSDSAGGRRAQVLDLAKAGMSQSLAGLFLEAHPDPDNAKCDGPCALRLDKLEPFLAQLKALDELVKSFPTVETA, encoded by the coding sequence ATGGCGCAGAAGATCATCCGTGTAGGCGATATCGAGATTGCCAACGACAAGCCAATGGTGCTTTTCGGTGGCATGAACGTGCTGGAAAGCCGCGACATGGCGATGCAGGTCTGCGAAGAGTACGTAAAGGTTACCGAGAAACTCGGTATCCCTTACGTGTTCAAGGCCAGCTTCGACAAGGCCAACCGTTCCTCCGTGACCTCCTACCGTGGCCCCGGCCTGGAAGAGGGCATGCGGATTTTCCAGGACATCAAGCAAGCCTTCGGCGTGCCGATCATCACCGACGTCCACGAGCCTGAGCAGGCCGCGGTCGTCGCTGAAGTCTGCGACATCATCCAGTTGCCGGCCTTCCTGTCGCGCCAGACCGACCTCGTGGTCGCGATGGCCAAGACCGGCGCAGTGATCAACATCAAGAAAGCCCAGTTCCTCGCGCCTCAGGAAATGAAACACATCCTGAACAAGTGCGTGGAAGCGGGTAACGATCAGTTGATCCTCTGCGAACGTGGTTCGAGCTTCGGCTACAACAACCTGGTCGTCGACATGCTCGGCTTCGGCATCATGAAGCAGTTCGAATACCCGGTGTTCTTCGACGTGACCCACGCGCTGCAAATGCCCGGTGGTCGCTCCGATTCCGCTGGCGGCCGTCGCGCCCAGGTCCTCGATCTGGCCAAGGCCGGCATGAGCCAGTCGCTGGCCGGTCTGTTCCTCGAGGCCCACCCGGACCCGGACAACGCCAAATGCGACGGCCCTTGTGCCTTGCGCCTGGACAAACTGGAGCCATTCCTGGCCCAGCTCAAAGCTCTGGACGAACTGGTGAAGAGTTTTCCGACGGTAGAGACCGCGTAA
- the dnaE gene encoding DNA polymerase III subunit alpha, with amino-acid sequence MPASFVHLRLHTEYSLVDGLVRIKPLVKTLVGMNMPAVAVTDQNNMCSLVKFYKAAMGAGIKPICGADLWLSNKDPDNALSRISLLAMNAVGYRNLTELISRGFIDGQRNGSVIIEREWVAEASEGLIMLSAAKEGEIGLAMLSGNPAEAEILAREWMAVFPDRFYLEIQRTNRPNDEEQLHGAVALAEKIGAPLVATNDVRFIKQEDFAAHETRVCIGEGRALDDPRRSKNYSDQQYLKSAEEMAELFSDIPEALANTVEIAKRCNIEVKLGTHFLPNFPIPDGMTIDEYFRKVSFDGLEERLSVLLPKDTTEDYESKRQVYVDRLNFELDIIIQMGFPGYFLIVMDFIQWAKSNGVPVGPGRGSGAGSLVAYVQKITDLDPLEYDLLFERFLNPERVSMPDFDVDFCMDGRDRVIDYVAEKYGRNAVSQIITFGSMAAKAVVRDVARVQGKSYGLADRLSKMIPFEVGMTLEKAYEQEEILRDFIKVDEEAAEIWEMARKLEGVVRNVGKHAGGVVIAPTKLTDFSPIYCDEAGDGLVTQFDKDDVEAAGLVKFDFLGLRTLTVIDWALKTINRDRAKVDEPPLDIAFIPLDDKPTYQLLQKAETTAVFQLESRGMKELIKKLKPDCLEDLIALVALFRPGPLQSGMVDDFINRKHGRAELAYPHSDYQYEGLKPVLAPTYGIILYQEQVMQIAQVMAGYTLGGADMLRRAMGKKKPEEMAKQRGGFIDGCKTNNIDADLAGNIFDLVEKFAGYGFNKSHSAAYGLVSYQTAWLKTHYPAPFMAAVLSADMHNTDKVVTLIEEIRTMKLRLDAPDVNTSEFKFTVNDEGRIIYGLGAIKGVGEGPVEAITEARQDGPFKDLFDFCARVDLKRINKRTLDGLIRSGALDRLGPYFHDEQKAYQANIDRNRAVLLNAMEGAIKAAEQTLRTKDSGHVDLFGGLFVEEDADVYANNRKAKELTLKERLKGEKDTLGLYLTGHPIDEYEGEIRRFARQRIIDLKPARDTQTVAGMIIALRVMKNKKGDKMGFITLDDRSGRIEASLFAEAFHSAQSLLQTDAMVVVEGEVSNDDFSGGLRLRVKRVMSMEDARTNLAESLRLKLQTKDLKGDQLRWLGELFKRHRGACPITMEYTSPDAKALLQFGETWRIDPADALIQALRDQFGRDNVFLQYR; translated from the coding sequence ATGCCGGCTTCATTCGTTCATCTACGCCTGCACACTGAATATTCCCTGGTCGACGGTCTGGTGCGGATCAAGCCGCTGGTCAAGACCCTGGTCGGCATGAACATGCCCGCCGTTGCGGTCACCGACCAGAACAACATGTGTTCTCTGGTCAAATTCTATAAAGCGGCCATGGGCGCAGGCATCAAGCCGATCTGCGGCGCCGACCTGTGGCTGTCGAACAAGGATCCGGACAACGCCCTGAGCCGGATCAGCCTGCTGGCGATGAACGCTGTCGGCTATCGCAACCTCACCGAACTGATTTCCCGCGGCTTCATCGACGGCCAGCGCAATGGCTCGGTCATCATTGAGCGCGAGTGGGTGGCCGAGGCCAGCGAAGGCCTGATCATGCTGTCGGCGGCGAAAGAGGGCGAAATCGGCCTGGCCATGCTCAGTGGCAATCCGGCAGAAGCGGAAATCCTCGCCCGCGAATGGATGGCCGTGTTCCCGGATCGTTTCTATCTGGAAATCCAGCGTACCAACCGCCCCAACGACGAAGAACAGTTGCACGGCGCCGTGGCCCTGGCCGAAAAAATCGGTGCGCCGCTGGTCGCGACCAACGACGTGCGCTTCATCAAGCAGGAAGACTTCGCCGCTCACGAAACCCGCGTCTGCATCGGTGAGGGCCGTGCCCTCGACGATCCGCGGCGTTCGAAGAATTACAGCGATCAGCAATACCTCAAAAGCGCCGAGGAAATGGCCGAGCTGTTCAGCGACATTCCCGAGGCGCTGGCGAACACCGTCGAGATCGCCAAGCGCTGCAACATCGAAGTGAAGCTGGGCACTCACTTCCTGCCCAACTTCCCGATCCCTGATGGCATGACCATCGACGAGTATTTCCGCAAGGTCTCGTTCGACGGTCTGGAAGAGCGCCTCAGCGTTCTGCTGCCCAAAGACACCACCGAAGATTACGAATCCAAGCGTCAGGTCTACGTCGACCGGCTGAATTTCGAGCTGGATATCATCATCCAGATGGGTTTCCCGGGTTATTTTCTGATCGTTATGGACTTTATCCAGTGGGCCAAGAGCAACGGCGTGCCGGTGGGGCCTGGCCGGGGGTCGGGTGCCGGGTCGCTGGTGGCCTATGTGCAGAAGATCACCGACCTCGATCCGCTGGAATATGACCTGCTGTTCGAACGTTTCCTTAACCCGGAACGGGTCTCCATGCCCGACTTCGACGTCGACTTCTGCATGGACGGCCGTGACCGCGTGATCGATTACGTGGCCGAAAAATACGGTCGCAACGCGGTGAGCCAGATCATTACCTTCGGTTCCATGGCCGCCAAGGCTGTGGTCCGTGACGTGGCGCGAGTACAGGGCAAGTCCTACGGTCTGGCGGATCGTCTGTCGAAGATGATTCCGTTCGAAGTCGGCATGACCCTGGAAAAAGCTTACGAGCAGGAAGAAATCCTCCGCGACTTCATCAAGGTCGATGAGGAAGCCGCGGAAATCTGGGAAATGGCGCGCAAGCTTGAAGGCGTTGTGCGTAACGTCGGCAAGCACGCCGGGGGAGTGGTAATCGCCCCGACCAAGCTGACTGACTTCTCGCCAATCTATTGCGATGAGGCCGGCGACGGTCTGGTGACCCAGTTCGACAAAGACGACGTTGAAGCTGCCGGCCTGGTGAAGTTCGACTTCCTCGGTCTGCGGACCCTGACGGTCATCGACTGGGCACTGAAAACCATCAACCGCGACCGCGCCAAGGTCGATGAGCCGCCGCTGGATATCGCGTTCATCCCGCTGGATGACAAACCGACGTACCAGTTGCTGCAAAAAGCTGAAACCACCGCGGTGTTCCAGCTCGAGTCACGCGGCATGAAAGAGCTGATCAAAAAGCTCAAGCCCGACTGCCTGGAAGACTTGATCGCACTGGTGGCCCTGTTCCGTCCGGGCCCGTTGCAATCGGGCATGGTGGACGACTTCATCAACCGTAAGCACGGCCGCGCCGAACTGGCGTACCCGCACTCGGACTACCAGTACGAAGGCCTCAAGCCCGTATTGGCACCGACTTACGGCATCATCCTGTATCAAGAACAGGTGATGCAGATTGCCCAGGTCATGGCCGGTTACACCCTCGGCGGTGCGGACATGCTGCGTCGGGCCATGGGTAAGAAAAAGCCTGAGGAAATGGCCAAGCAGCGCGGCGGTTTCATTGACGGTTGCAAGACCAACAATATCGACGCTGACCTTGCCGGTAACATTTTCGACCTGGTGGAAAAGTTCGCCGGTTACGGTTTCAACAAATCCCACTCCGCCGCGTATGGCCTGGTGTCGTACCAGACCGCGTGGCTGAAAACGCACTACCCGGCGCCGTTCATGGCCGCAGTACTGTCGGCGGATATGCACAACACCGACAAGGTCGTGACCTTGATCGAAGAAATTCGCACCATGAAGCTGCGTCTCGACGCGCCGGATGTGAATACTTCGGAGTTCAAGTTCACGGTGAATGACGAAGGCCGGATTATTTACGGCCTCGGCGCGATCAAGGGTGTCGGCGAAGGGCCGGTGGAAGCGATCACTGAGGCGCGTCAGGACGGCCCGTTCAAGGACCTGTTCGATTTCTGCGCCCGTGTCGACCTCAAGCGAATCAACAAACGCACCCTGGACGGTTTGATCCGCAGCGGTGCTCTGGATCGTCTCGGGCCTTACTTCCATGACGAGCAGAAAGCCTATCAGGCCAATATCGACCGCAACCGCGCGGTCCTGCTGAACGCCATGGAAGGGGCGATCAAGGCCGCCGAACAAACCCTGCGTACCAAAGACAGCGGCCACGTCGATCTGTTTGGCGGTCTGTTCGTCGAAGAAGACGCCGATGTCTACGCCAATAACCGCAAGGCCAAGGAACTGACCCTCAAGGAACGCCTGAAAGGGGAGAAAGACACCCTGGGCCTGTACCTGACCGGTCACCCGATCGACGAATACGAAGGCGAGATCCGCCGTTTTGCCCGCCAGCGCATTATCGACCTGAAGCCGGCTCGCGATACGCAGACCGTCGCGGGCATGATCATCGCCTTGCGGGTGATGAAGAACAAAAAGGGCGACAAGATGGGTTTCATCACCCTCGATGACCGCTCCGGTCGGATCGAGGCTTCGCTGTTTGCCGAGGCGTTCCATTCCGCGCAGTCGCTGTTGCAGACCGACGCGATGGTGGTGGTCGAAGGTGAAGTCAGCAACGACGACTTCTCCGGCGGCCTGCGGCTGCGGGTCAAGCGGGTGATGAGCATGGAAGATGCGCGCACCAACCTCGCCGAAAGCCTGCGCCTGAAACTGCAGACCAAGGATTTGAAGGGCGATCAGCTACGCTGGCTGGGTGAGTTGTTCAAGCGTCACCGCGGCGCGTGCCCGATCACCATGGAGTACACGAGCCCCGATGCAAAGGCCTTGCTGCAGTTTGGCGAGACCTGGCGAATCGATCCGGCGGATGCGTTGATTCAAGCCTTGCGTGACCAGTTCGGGCGAGACAACGTCTTCCTCCAATACCGTTGA
- the lpxB gene encoding lipid-A-disaccharide synthase — protein MANLRIALVAGEASGDILGAGLMRALKAQHPAVEFIGVGGPLMQAEGLTSYFPMERLSVMGLVEVLGRLRELMARRKKLIADLIAEKPDAFIGIDAPDFNLNIELKLRQAGIKTVHYVSPSVWAWRQKRVLKIREGCDLMLTLFPFEAKFYEEKGVPVRFVGHSLADAIPLEADRAAARAELGLPDGPLVALMPGSRGGEVGRLGALFLDTAQRLRALRPGVRFVMPCASPERRVQLEELLAGRDLPLTLLNGKSHLALAACDAVLIASGTATLEALLYKRPMVVAYRLAPLTFWILKRMVKSPYISLPNLLAQRLLVPELLQDDATVEALAQTLSPLIEGGAEQTRGFDEIHRTLRLDASNQAADAVLKLIGQVQ, from the coding sequence ATGGCTAATCTGCGTATTGCGCTGGTGGCGGGTGAGGCTTCCGGTGACATTCTGGGTGCGGGCCTCATGCGCGCACTCAAGGCTCAGCATCCGGCGGTGGAGTTCATCGGTGTCGGTGGCCCGCTGATGCAGGCCGAAGGCCTGACTTCTTATTTTCCGATGGAACGTCTTTCGGTCATGGGCCTGGTGGAAGTGCTGGGTCGATTGCGCGAGCTGATGGCGCGTCGCAAAAAGCTGATTGCCGACCTGATCGCCGAAAAGCCGGACGCGTTCATCGGCATCGATGCTCCGGACTTCAACCTCAATATCGAACTCAAGCTGCGTCAGGCCGGTATCAAGACCGTGCATTACGTCAGCCCGTCGGTGTGGGCGTGGCGGCAGAAGCGGGTATTGAAGATTCGCGAAGGCTGCGACCTGATGCTGACGCTGTTTCCGTTCGAAGCGAAGTTCTATGAAGAGAAGGGCGTGCCGGTGCGGTTTGTCGGGCATTCCCTGGCGGATGCGATCCCGCTTGAAGCCGATCGCGCCGCCGCGCGGGCTGAACTCGGTTTGCCCGACGGGCCGCTGGTTGCGTTGATGCCGGGCAGTCGTGGCGGTGAAGTCGGCCGTCTCGGTGCATTGTTCCTCGATACCGCTCAACGCCTGCGGGCCTTGCGCCCAGGTGTGCGGTTCGTCATGCCTTGCGCCAGTCCGGAACGCCGCGTGCAGCTTGAAGAGTTGTTGGCTGGTCGCGATCTGCCGCTGACCCTGCTCAATGGCAAATCCCACCTGGCCCTTGCAGCCTGCGACGCCGTGTTGATTGCCTCCGGCACGGCGACCCTTGAGGCGCTGTTGTACAAGCGGCCGATGGTGGTCGCTTATCGCCTGGCGCCGCTGACGTTCTGGATTCTCAAGCGCATGGTGAAAAGCCCTTACATCTCCCTGCCAAACTTGTTGGCCCAGCGCCTTTTGGTGCCCGAGTTGCTGCAGGACGATGCGACGGTTGAAGCCCTGGCCCAGACCTTGTCGCCGTTGATCGAGGGCGGCGCAGAACAGACCCGCGGCTTTGACGAAATCCACCGGACCTTGCGTCTGGATGCCTCCAACCAGGCGGCGGATGCCGTGCTGAAACTGATCGGCCAAGTACAATGA
- the rnhB gene encoding ribonuclease HII, producing MQMGLDFTLVAEVEDLVAGVDEVGRGPLCGAVVTAAVILDPNRPILGLNDSKKLTEARREKLYDEICEKALSWCIARAEVEEIDELNILHATMLAMQRAIEGLHIQPKLAMIDGNRCPKLSMRAEAVVQGDGKVPAIAAASILAKVSRDREMAAFELIYPGYGIGGHKGYPTPVHLEALARLGPTPIHRRSFAPVRLAYEARENLIES from the coding sequence ATGCAGATGGGGCTGGATTTCACCTTGGTCGCTGAAGTGGAAGATTTGGTTGCCGGTGTCGACGAAGTTGGTCGCGGTCCGCTCTGCGGTGCCGTGGTCACGGCTGCGGTGATTCTCGATCCGAATCGGCCGATCCTCGGCCTGAACGACTCGAAGAAGCTCACTGAAGCCCGCCGCGAAAAGCTCTACGACGAAATCTGCGAAAAAGCCCTGAGCTGGTGCATTGCCCGGGCCGAAGTCGAAGAAATCGACGAGCTGAACATCCTGCATGCCACTATGCTGGCCATGCAGCGCGCCATCGAAGGCCTGCACATCCAGCCGAAACTGGCGATGATCGACGGCAACCGTTGCCCGAAACTGTCCATGCGCGCCGAAGCGGTGGTGCAGGGCGACGGCAAGGTGCCGGCTATCGCTGCCGCATCGATCCTGGCCAAGGTCAGCCGCGATCGTGAAATGGCTGCTTTCGAATTGATTTACCCGGGTTACGGGATCGGCGGCCACAAAGGCTACCCGACACCCGTTCATCTGGAAGCCCTGGCCCGCCTGGGGCCGACGCCGATTCATCGCCGTTCGTTCGCCCCGGTGCGCCTGGCTTACGAGGCTCGCGAAAACCTGATCGAGAGTTAG
- a CDS encoding acetyl-CoA carboxylase carboxyltransferase subunit alpha, with protein MNPNFLDFEQPIADLQAKIEELRLVGNDNSLNIGDEISRLQDKSSTLTEDIFGKLTSWQIARLARHPKRPYTLDYIEHIFTEFDELHGDRHFSDDAAIVGGIARLDDQPVMIIGHQKGREVREKVRRNFGMPRPEGYRKACRLMEMAERFKMPILTFIDTPGAYPGIDAEERNQSEAIAWNLRVMARLKTPIIATVIGEGGSGGALAIGVCDQLNMLQYSTYAVISPEGCASILWKTAEKAPDAAEAMGITAERLKGLGIVDKVIGEPLGGAHRDPAAAAASIRAELSSQLAMLKKFDNEALLARRYERLMSYGL; from the coding sequence ATGAACCCGAATTTTCTAGATTTCGAACAGCCGATCGCCGACCTGCAAGCCAAGATCGAAGAGTTGCGCTTGGTCGGTAACGACAATTCGCTGAATATCGGCGATGAGATCTCCCGCCTGCAGGACAAAAGCAGCACGCTGACCGAAGACATCTTCGGCAAGCTGACCAGCTGGCAGATCGCACGTCTCGCGCGTCACCCGAAACGTCCGTACACCCTGGACTACATCGAACACATCTTCACCGAGTTCGACGAGCTGCACGGCGACCGTCACTTCTCCGACGACGCTGCGATTGTCGGTGGCATTGCCCGTCTGGACGATCAGCCGGTGATGATCATCGGTCACCAGAAAGGCCGTGAAGTGCGCGAGAAGGTTCGCCGCAACTTCGGCATGCCGCGTCCGGAAGGCTACCGCAAGGCGTGCCGCCTGATGGAAATGGCCGAACGTTTCAAAATGCCGATCCTGACCTTCATCGACACCCCGGGCGCTTACCCTGGTATCGACGCTGAAGAGCGCAACCAGAGCGAAGCGATTGCCTGGAACCTGCGTGTCATGGCCCGCCTGAAAACTCCAATCATCGCCACCGTGATCGGTGAAGGTGGTTCCGGTGGTGCTCTGGCGATCGGCGTTTGCGATCAACTGAACATGCTGCAGTACTCGACTTACGCGGTGATCTCGCCGGAAGGTTGCGCTTCGATCCTGTGGAAAACCGCCGAGAAAGCACCGGACGCCGCAGAAGCCATGGGCATCACCGCCGAGCGCCTGAAAGGCCTGGGCATCGTCGACAAGGTGATCGGCGAGCCATTGGGCGGCGCACATCGCGATCCGGCGGCGGCGGCTGCTTCGATCCGTGCCGAGCTGAGCTCGCAACTGGCGATGCTGAAGAAGTTCGATAACGAAGCGCTGCTGGCCCGTCGTTACGAACGTCTGATGAGCTACGGTCTCTGA
- the lpxA gene encoding acyl-ACP--UDP-N-acetylglucosamine O-acyltransferase translates to MSLIDPRAIIDPTAVLAEGVEVGPWSIVGAGVEIGEGTVIGPHVILKGPTRIGKHNRIYQFSSVGEDTPDLKYKGEETRLVIGDHNIIREGVTIHRGTIQDRSETTLGDHNLIMAYAHIGHDSVIGNHCILVNNTALAGHVHVEDWAILSGFTLVHQYCHIGAHSFSGMGTAIGKDVPAYVTVFGNPAEARSMNFEGMRRRGFSEDAIHALRRAYKVVYRQGLTVEQALAELAEPSDQFPEVAVFRDSIQSSTRGITR, encoded by the coding sequence ATGAGTTTGATTGACCCTCGCGCAATCATCGATCCGACGGCCGTTCTGGCCGAAGGTGTCGAGGTCGGCCCATGGTCGATCGTCGGCGCAGGTGTGGAAATCGGCGAGGGGACAGTGATCGGGCCGCATGTGATTCTCAAGGGCCCGACCCGAATCGGTAAGCACAACCGCATCTACCAGTTTTCTTCGGTAGGTGAGGACACGCCCGATCTGAAATACAAAGGCGAAGAAACCCGTCTGGTCATCGGTGACCACAACATCATCCGTGAAGGCGTGACGATTCACCGCGGGACCATTCAGGACCGCTCGGAAACGACTCTGGGTGATCACAACCTGATCATGGCCTATGCCCACATCGGCCACGACAGCGTGATCGGCAATCATTGCATCCTGGTCAACAACACCGCGTTGGCTGGCCACGTGCATGTGGAAGACTGGGCGATCCTCTCCGGTTTTACCCTGGTCCACCAGTATTGCCACATCGGTGCCCACAGCTTTTCCGGCATGGGGACCGCCATTGGCAAGGACGTTCCAGCGTACGTCACGGTGTTTGGCAACCCCGCCGAAGCCCGCAGCATGAACTTCGAAGGCATGCGCCGTCGTGGTTTCAGCGAAGACGCGATCCACGCCCTGCGTCGTGCCTACAAGGTGGTTTACCGCCAGGGCCTGACGGTTGAGCAGGCGCTCGCCGAATTGGCCGAGCCCTCGGACCAGTTCCCGGAAGTCGCGGTGTTCCGTGATTCCATCCAGTCTTCGACCCGCGGCATCACACGTTAA
- the tilS gene encoding tRNA lysidine(34) synthetase TilS translates to MSRPMIDLPARLLLNLKPWRNAQAWRIAFSGGLDSTVLLHLLVHLEKTESLPAISAIHVHHGLQAAADAWPQHCQSVCDALGVPLQVVRVQVQPGASLERAARDARYGAFVEATQANELLLTAQHRDDQAETLLFRLLRGAGVRGLSGMPRERVLGRGHLLRPLLDVARAELEAYATEHQLKWVEDPSNQDHQFSRNYLRYQVFPVLTERWPQAMATMSRSASHLSEAQELLDELAQIDLASASTVSEFDWLGVPSLELAPLAKLSAARQRNALSHWLTALTRLPDSDHWSGWDDLRDATGDARPVWRLADGELHRAGGRIWWLSGAWLRNPPHAGAWADPSIALVLPENGVLTFTGQIPDGPLQIRYREGGEVMTLPDRGHRDLKRLLNERGVPGFVRGRLPLLYRDTQLLAVASLRGLDGCEPQGWHLHWDPLSEDQGLS, encoded by the coding sequence ATGAGTCGGCCCATGATTGATCTACCGGCCAGGCTGCTCCTGAACCTGAAACCGTGGCGCAACGCTCAGGCCTGGCGCATCGCCTTCAGTGGCGGTCTCGACTCCACCGTCCTGCTGCACCTCCTCGTCCATCTCGAAAAAACCGAATCCCTGCCCGCGATCAGCGCCATTCATGTCCATCACGGCCTGCAGGCTGCGGCTGATGCGTGGCCACAACATTGTCAGTCGGTCTGTGACGCGCTGGGTGTGCCGCTACAGGTGGTTCGCGTTCAGGTTCAGCCCGGCGCCAGCCTTGAACGTGCCGCCCGGGATGCGCGCTATGGCGCCTTCGTTGAAGCCACTCAGGCCAATGAACTGCTGCTGACCGCGCAACACCGCGACGATCAGGCGGAAACCCTGCTGTTCCGGCTGTTGCGCGGGGCAGGGGTGAGAGGGTTGTCGGGCATGCCTCGCGAGCGGGTCCTGGGTCGCGGGCATCTTCTACGTCCGTTGCTTGATGTCGCGCGCGCCGAGCTTGAGGCTTACGCGACTGAGCATCAGTTGAAGTGGGTTGAGGACCCATCGAACCAGGACCACCAGTTCTCGCGCAATTACCTGCGGTATCAAGTGTTCCCGGTCCTGACCGAGCGCTGGCCGCAAGCCATGGCGACCATGTCCCGCAGCGCCTCGCATCTGAGCGAAGCGCAGGAGTTGCTCGATGAACTGGCACAAATCGATCTGGCCAGCGCCAGCACCGTCAGTGAGTTCGATTGGCTGGGTGTGCCGTCTCTGGAGCTGGCGCCGCTGGCAAAACTCTCTGCCGCGCGCCAGCGCAACGCACTGAGTCACTGGCTCACAGCGTTGACGCGGCTACCGGACAGCGACCATTGGTCGGGTTGGGACGATTTGCGCGATGCCACTGGAGATGCCCGTCCAGTCTGGCGGCTGGCCGATGGCGAATTGCATCGGGCGGGGGGGCGTATTTGGTGGCTCTCCGGCGCATGGCTGCGCAATCCGCCACACGCCGGCGCATGGGCTGATCCCTCGATAGCGCTGGTGTTACCGGAAAATGGCGTACTGACGTTCACTGGCCAGATCCCCGATGGCCCGCTGCAGATCCGCTATCGTGAGGGGGGAGAGGTCATGACTCTGCCTGATCGCGGCCACCGGGATCTCAAGCGTTTGCTCAACGAACGCGGTGTTCCAGGCTTCGTCCGTGGCAGATTGCCGCTGCTCTACCGAGACACGCAATTGCTGGCGGTGGCCAGCCTGCGGGGTCTCGATGGCTGTGAGCCGCAGGGCTGGCATTTGCATTGGGACCCACTGAGCGAAGATCAAGGTTTGAGCTGA
- a CDS encoding CTP synthase translates to MTRYIFVTGGVVSSLGKGIASASLAAILEARGLKVTMLKLDPYINVDPGTMSPFQHGEVFVTHDGAETDLDLGHYERFIRTTMTQNNNFTTGRVYEHVLRKERRGDYLGATIQVIPHITDEIKRRIIKGAGDADVAMVEIGGTVGDIESQPFLEAIRQLRFEVGAKRAMLMHLTLVPYIATAGETKTKPTQHSVKELRSIGLQPDVLVCRSDHPIDISSRRKIAQFTNVEERAVIALEDADTIYKIPGILHSQGLDDFVVERFGLQCGSADLSEWEAVVDAKLNPEHEVTIAMVGKYMELLDAYKSLIEAMSHAGISNRTKVNLRYIDSEDIENQGTALLEGVDAILVPGGFGLRGVEGKITAVQYARENKVPYLGICLGMQVAVIEFARNVLGWKDANSTEFDRASGHPVVGLITEWEDATGAVETRTEASDLGGTMRLGAQDCLLEPGSLVHDCYAKDVIVERHRHRYEVNNNLLPQIMEAGLKISGRSGDGALVEVVEAPDHPWFVACQFHPEFTSTPRDGHPLFSGFVKAALVQHQKKA, encoded by the coding sequence ATGACGCGCTACATATTCGTCACGGGCGGTGTTGTTTCTTCATTGGGGAAAGGCATTGCCTCGGCTTCATTGGCGGCCATCCTGGAGGCGCGGGGACTTAAGGTCACCATGCTGAAGCTGGACCCGTACATCAACGTTGACCCGGGCACCATGAGCCCGTTCCAGCACGGTGAAGTGTTCGTCACCCACGACGGCGCCGAGACCGACCTGGACCTGGGCCACTACGAGCGGTTCATCCGCACGACCATGACCCAGAACAACAACTTCACCACCGGCCGTGTCTACGAACACGTCCTGCGCAAAGAGCGCCGTGGTGACTACCTGGGTGCAACCATCCAGGTGATCCCGCACATCACCGACGAAATCAAGCGCCGCATCATCAAGGGCGCGGGCGATGCCGACGTGGCCATGGTCGAGATCGGTGGCACCGTGGGTGACATCGAGTCGCAACCGTTCCTCGAAGCCATCCGTCAATTGCGTTTCGAAGTCGGCGCCAAGCGCGCGATGCTGATGCACCTGACACTGGTGCCGTACATCGCCACGGCCGGCGAAACCAAAACCAAGCCAACCCAGCATTCGGTCAAGGAACTGCGTTCCATCGGCCTGCAGCCAGACGTGCTGGTGTGCCGCTCTGATCACCCGATCGACATCTCGTCGCGTCGCAAGATCGCGCAATTCACCAACGTTGAAGAACGTGCGGTGATCGCGCTGGAAGACGCCGACACCATCTACAAGATCCCGGGCATCCTGCACTCCCAGGGCCTGGACGATTTCGTTGTCGAACGCTTCGGCCTGCAATGCGGCAGCGCTGATCTGTCCGAGTGGGAAGCCGTGGTTGACGCCAAGCTGAACCCGGAACACGAAGTCACCATCGCGATGGTCGGCAAGTACATGGAACTGCTGGACGCCTATAAGTCGCTGATCGAAGCGATGAGTCACGCCGGCATCAGCAACCGCACCAAGGTCAACCTGCGCTACATCGATTCCGAAGACATCGAAAACCAGGGCACTGCGCTGCTGGAAGGTGTCGACGCGATCCTCGTACCGGGCGGCTTCGGTCTGCGTGGCGTGGAAGGCAAGATCACCGCCGTTCAATACGCTCGCGAAAACAAGGTTCCGTACCTCGGCATCTGCCTGGGCATGCAAGTGGCCGTGATCGAGTTCGCTCGCAACGTGCTGGGCTGGAAAGACGCCAACTCCACCGAGTTCGATCGCGCCAGCGGTCACCCGGTCGTGGGTCTGATCACCGAGTGGGAAGATGCCACCGGTGCCGTCGAAACCCGTACCGAAGCGTCCGACCTGGGCGGCACCATGCGCCTCGGCGCTCAGGATTGCCTGCTTGAGCCGGGTTCCCTGGTGCACGATTGCTACGCCAAGGACGTGATCGTCGAGCGTCACCGTCATCGCTACGAAGTGAACAACAACCTGCTGCCGCAAATCATGGAAGCCGGCCTGAAAATCTCCGGTCGTTCCGGTGATGGCGCGCTGGTCGAAGTGGTTGAAGCCCCGGATCATCCATGGTTCGTCGCTTGCCAGTTCCACCCTGAGTTCACCTCGACACCGCGCGACGGTCACCCGTTGTTCAGCGGTTTCGTCAAAGCAGCTTTGGTTCAACACCAGAAGAAGGCGTAA